One genomic region from Lathamus discolor isolate bLatDis1 chromosome 9, bLatDis1.hap1, whole genome shotgun sequence encodes:
- the RLIM gene encoding E3 ubiquitin-protein ligase RLIM yields the protein MESSDSSDKGNIDQSEAQRQRQLDRLDREEAFYQFVNNLSEEDYRLMRDNNLLGTPGEITEEELLRRLHQVKEGPPQQNSDENRGADSAEDVSNGDSIIDWLNSVRQTGNTTRSGQRGNQSWRAVSRTNPNSGDFRFSLEINVNRNNGNTNPETENEPSVEPSSGEDLENSQSDSEIPRSESPSVRQPGSERSTSEELTTEEASPPRGQRRARSRSPEQRRTRARTDRSRSPINPVSETPRRSHHNTSSQTLDHSSVNEVEGSSRTRQHVTLRQHTVGTEMPSENAVLFSTPETRPVPQATGSSETNGTSESAAPGQRPPTIVLDLQVRRVRPGEYRQRDSIANRTRSRSQTPNNTVTYESERGGFRRTFSRSERAGVRTYVSTIRIPIRRILNTGLSETTSVAIQTMLRQIMTGFGELSYFMYSDSDADPSGPAPNQNVDASEPQNGGGGTSGNESTDVSSGEVYEGGNEGGSTSGARREGRNTRGSVTFEESGSLPFLSLAQFFLLNEDDDDQPRGLTKEQIDNLAMRNFGESDALKTCSVCITEYTEGNKLRKLPCSHEYHVHCIDRWLSENSTCPICRRAVLASGNRESVV from the exons ATGGAAAGCTCAGATTCCAGTGATAAAGGGAATATCGATCAATCGGAAGCACAACGTCAGAGGCAGCTGGATCGGTTAGATCGAGAAGAAGCTTTCTATCAGTTTGTAAACAACCTGAGTGAAGAGGACTACAGGCTTATGAGAGACAACAATTTGCTAGGAACACCAG GTGAAATTACTGAAGAAGAGTTGCTGAGAAGGCTACACCAAGTTAAAGAAGGTCCGCCACAGCAAAACAGTGATGAGAATAGAG GTGCAGACTCCGCGGAAGATGTTTCAAATGGAGATTCTATAATAGACTGGCTTAATTCAGTCCGACAGACTGGAAACACAACACGAAGTGGGCAGCGAGGAAACCAGTCTTGGAGAGCAGTGAGCCGGACTAACCCTAATAGTGGTGACTTCAGATTCAGTTTGGAAATAAATGTCAACCGTAATAATGGGAACACAAATCCAGAAACTGAGAATGAGCCATCTGTAGAGCCTTCCAGTGGGGAGGATTTGGAAAACAGCCAAAGTGACTCTGAAATTCCAAGGTCCGAATCACCATCTGTAAGGCAGCCTGGATCAGAAAGGAGCACTTCAGAGGAGCTAACAACTGAGGAAGCTTCCCCTCCTAGAGGGCAGAGGAGAGCAAGAAGTAGGAGTCCAGAACAGCGGAGAACGCGGGCTAGGACTGATAGAAGTAGGTCACCTATTAATCCAGTTAGTGAGACTCCTCGCAGGTCTCATCACAATACATCATCTCAAACACTTGACCACTCCTCAGTGAATGAAGTCGAGGGAAGCTCTAGAACTAGGCAGCATGTGACTTTAAGGCAGCATACAGTGGGGACTGAGATGCCAAGTGAAAATGCAGTTCTGTTTTCAACCCCTGAAACAAGACCTGTTCCTCAAGcaacaggctcttcagaaactAACGGTACCAGTGAGtctgcagctcctgggcagAGGCCTCCTACCATAGTGCTTGATCTTCAGGTGAGAAGAGTTCGTCCAGGAGAGTATCGGCAAAGAGACAGCATAGCCAACAGAACTCGGTCCAGGTCCCAGACACCCAACAACACTGTCACCTACGAAAGTGAACGGGGAGGGTTTAGGCGCACGTTTTCACGTTCAGAAAGGGCTGGAGTGAGAACTTATGTCAGTACCATTAGGATTCCAATCCGTAGGATCTTAAATACAGGCTTGAGCGAGACTACATCAGTTGCTATTCAGACTATGCTAAGGCAGATAATGACGGGCTTCGGAGAGCTGAGTTACTTTATGTATAGTGATAGCGATGCAGACCCTAGTGGCCCAGCTCCAAATCAGAATGTGGATGCTTCTGAGCCACAGAATGGAGGTGGCGGTACTTCGGGCAATGAAAGTACAGATGTTAGCTCAGGGGAGGTGTATGAAGGTGGCAATGAAGGTGGTTCAACATCTGGTGCCAGGCGGGAAGGTCGGAATACGAGGGGTTCGGTCACATTTGAAGAAAGTGGTTCTCTACCATTCCTTAGCCTAGCACAGTTTTTCCTACTaaatgaagatgatgatgacCAACCAAGAGGACTCACCAAAGAACAAATTGACAACCTAGCAATGAGGAATTTTGGTGAGAGCGATGCTCTGAAAACCTGTAGTGTGTGTATTACCGAGTACACGGAAGGCAACAAGCTCCGGAAGCTGCCTTGTTCGCATGAGTATCATGTCCACTGCATCGATCGCTGGTTATCAGAGAATTCCACTTGTCCCATTTGTCGCAGAGCAGTCTTAGCTTCTGGTAACAGAGAGAGTGTTGTCTAA